The sequence below is a genomic window from Leptolyngbya sp. NIES-3755.
AGACTTGGACATCAGCAGGCTGATTTGCAAAGTGGGGTTGATAGGCAAGCACGATCGACATCAGCCAGTTTGAGTCTTTAAACGTGACCAGTCCGCCAGTTCCCGGTTGATTGCCGCTAAATTTGATCATCTTGTCGAAGAACGCAGGGTTTTTAAGCGTGACGGTGAAAGATTCCCAAGAAGACTCTGCAATGCTGCTGTTAAATGCAGCAGGATTCCCGAAATCTGAACTTTCCGCCGCCAGTTTTTCCCACAGAGTCCAACTGTCGCTGTCGTGTTTAGTCAGCTTTTGAGGCGGGCTTGTCATAGAACCCAAACTTGAGGCATCGGTCATCGAGCCGTTTTGCAGAAACACAAGGTCGCCATCTTTAACCGCGATCACTTTGCTCTCACCACTTTGCTGATAATGAATGCCTGTCACTACAAGCTTGCTCTCTTCGATGTGGCGATCGAGATCCGTCACCTTGCAATTTGAAATGAAATGGACATTTTGATCTGCAAGCCAGCTTTGTAAGGGGCGAACTAATGAATCGTACTGATTGTAGATAGTTCGCTTCACACCAGCCAAGGTTTCAATTCGAGAGAATTCGAGCATGAAACGATGCAAATAACGCTTGAATTCGATGGCACTATGCCAAGGCTGGAAGGCAAATGTAGTTGCCCACATATACCAGAATTCAGTCTCAAAGAATTCTGGGGAAAGCCAATCTGTAATACAAGTGTCACCTAGTTCATGTTCATCAGCCAAGCTGAGTTTCAGCAATTCTTGACGATCGTGCATGGAAAAGCCCATCGAACTGACAGGGACTTTTGCACGACGACGGTCAACAAGACGCGCCATAGAATTTGACTTGTGCTGTTCATTAAACTCCATCGTTTCGTCAAAGACCGTTTTGCCAGGAGAACTCAGGGAGGGAATTGACTTATAAAGATCCCAAGTGCATTCGTAATTGTCCGTCGTCAACATCCGTCCTCCCCGAATTGAATAGCCATCTACCGGGTTTCCGGCTCCATCCAAACTCCCACCCAGAAAAGGCTTTGCTTCCAGGATAAAAATATTTCTGCCAGGAAATCCGCCATCGCGAATCATGAAGGCTGCGGCTGCCAAAGCGCCGATTCCACCCCCTAGCAGATAGGCATTAGATTCCTTGTCCATGTCAACTAACTCCCTAAAAAGTTTAAGCAGGTCTTATTTTCAGTCTCCTTTGGCTTCTTCTATCGTCGCCATTGCTAAAACGATTAGTACGACCACTTCCAATTACGGATCTCAGGCAGATCCTCTCCATGTTTAACGATGTAATGTCTGTGTTCAATGAGTTTGTCTCGAAGAAGCTGTTTTGCATGAGCGCCGATCGATTGAAGTTGCGGGACGCGATCGATCACATCCTGAGCCAGATGAAAGCGATCGAGGTCATTGAGAACTACCATATCGAATGGCGTTGTCGTCGTGCCTTCTTCCTTGTACCCGCGCACATGCAGGTTATGGTGATTAGTCCGATGACAGGTGAGGCGATGAATCAACCAGGGATAGCCATGATAGGCAAACACGATCGGCTTATCGCGGGTGAAGATGCTATCAAAATTTTGATCACTCAATCCGTGCGGATGTTCGCTGGAAGACTGAAGCGTCATTAAGTCAACAACATTGACCACACGGATTTTTAGATCAGGAAACTGTTGACGTAAGAAATCAACTGCCGCCAAAGTTTCTAGAGTTGGTACATCTCCGGCACAAGCCATCACCACATCAGGTTCAACGCCTTGATCGTTGCTTGCCCATTCCCAGATACCCAGTCCAGCCGTGCAGTGCTTACTCGCAGTTTCGATGTCCAGCCACTGCAATTCGGGTTGCTTGCCTGCAATGATCAGATTGACATAGTGACGACTTCGCAAACAGTGATCAGTCACCGAGAGCAAAGTATTGGCATCGGGCGGTAGATACACTCGAATCACATCCGATTTCTTGTTGATAACGTGATCAATAAAACCAGGATCTTGGTGCGAAAAGCCATTGTGATCTTGCCGCCAGACGTGAGAAGTGAGCAAGTAGTTGAGAGAAGCGATCGGTCTACGCCAAGGAATGTCATGAGTGACTTTCAACCATTTGGCATGTTGGT
It includes:
- a CDS encoding myosin-crossreactive antigen (ab initio prediction:Prodigal:2.6;~similar to AA sequence:cyanobase_aa:RPA4110), with the protein product MDKESNAYLLGGGIGALAAAAFMIRDGGFPGRNIFILEAKPFLGGSLDGAGNPVDGYSIRGGRMLTTDNYECTWDLYKSIPSLSSPGKTVFDETMEFNEQHKSNSMARLVDRRRAKVPVSSMGFSMHDRQELLKLSLADEHELGDTCITDWLSPEFFETEFWYMWATTFAFQPWHSAIEFKRYLHRFMLEFSRIETLAGVKRTIYNQYDSLVRPLQSWLADQNVHFISNCKVTDLDRHIEESKLVVTGIHYQQSGESKVIAVKDGDLVFLQNGSMTDASSLGSMTSPPQKLTKHDSDSWTLWEKLAAESSDFGNPAAFNSSIAESSWESFTVTLKNPAFFDKMIKFSGNQPGTGGLVTFKDSNWLMSIVLAYQPHFANQPADVQVFWGYALFPDRVGDFVPKPMTECNGEEILRELCGHLRFDLETVKSANCIPCRMPYITSMFMPRLRTDRPLPIPHSSKNLAFISQFVEIPDDVVFTVEYSVRAAQMAVYEFLGIDRQIPPVSPHDKSLRVQLEALIKAFK